Sequence from the Myxococcales bacterium genome:
GCAAGGCCTGTCACCAGCGGGAGCACAAAGTCGCGCAGGTCCTCGATGACGAGGACGCCATCGGCCACGAACCCGCGCGTCGTGTTCCCCGTCGACGTCGCGCGCCACGTGAGCCGCTCCTTCCCGTCCCAGGGGCCGCCCGCCAAGACCGCCGGATCTTCGAGCCCCGACGACTCGAGGATCCCGACGACGACCTCGTCGTCGAACGGCTCACCGTTGTAGTTCGAGATGCGCAAGAGGAGGTTCCCTTTGCCCGCACGCAGACCCGGCATCGGGTCGAGGGCCTTGCCCGCCTCCGATTGGAACGATGTCGCCAGCAGAAGACTGCGCAAGCGAAGGAACGCGTTGTCGACGCCGCCCGCGTAGTCGCGCACGTTGTCCAGCTCGGCGCTCGCGAAGACGCTTGCATCGGCCATCGCCGTCCCGCCGCGGCACGCGGGAGCGCACGCGGCGTCAGCGACGCGCGGGCAAGTGTCGACGTTGCGCCCCGACGGGTCCAACCCCGTTTGCTTCTCGTCGAGGGCGAGGCCTGCCGTGGGGCACCCGCCCGCCTCCTGGTCGGTCCCGAAGGTCAAGCTCGAGAGCGCCAGCACGAAGGGAGGAACCTCCTTCGCGCTGGCCGCGATGAGCGGCTTGTCGAGGATCGGGCGGCACTCTCGTGGGACCCCACCGTCAACGGTCCCGGCACGACCGTCCGCAGCCGCGTCCGAAGCCACCGCAAACTCGTCAGGGCCGAGGCCGATGAGGACGCCGCAGGCGGCCGCCTGAAGCAGGAGGGCGCCGACGAGCGTCGCCGTCGTCACGTCGCGCCCGAGGGCTGCGCGAAACAGGGTCATCGCGTGTCGCCCTTCTCCGAGCCAAGTGCCCGCGCCACGCCCCATGTCTACCGCGGTTCTGTGGCCTCGGCGCCACCAATCGATGCGGCCGGCGGCGGCAAGGGCTCGCCGCGGCCGGGCCACCCTCGGGAGGCATTCGTTGACAGAGCCGCGAGCGCCAAGTAGCAGACGCACATGGACCCGGCCGCCAAGCTCGCGCTGTTGGCCCGCGCCGTGGGCGATCTCAAGGACGCCGTCCTGATCACCGAAGGCACACGCGACGCGCACGGCGTAAGGCCCATCATCTTCGTCAACCGCGCCTTCACCGAGATGACGGGCTTCTCCGAGAGCGAAGCCATCGGTCAGCTCCTCGACATCACCGTCGGCCCCGACACGAACCGCGACGCGCTTCGGCGGATCCAGGCGGCCCGCGACGCGCTCCAGCCGGTGCGCGTCGAGCTGCTCAAGTACAAGAAGGACCAGAGCACCTTCTGGGCCGAGCTCGACATTGTGCCGGTCGTCGACGACGAGCGGAGGTGCACCCACTTCCTCGGCGTCATGCGCGACGTCACGGAGCGTCGCCTCGCCCACTCAAGGCTCATCGAAGCCGACCGCCTCGCGGCCCTCGGCACGCTGGCGGCGGGGATCGCGCACGAGATCAACAACCCCCTCACCTCGGTGCTGACGAACCTCCAATTTCTCGACGACGAGGTCGCCGCGCTCCGGCGGTTGTGCGGCCCCGACGCCGTCGCACGCGCCGAGGAGGCGCTTCGGGAGGCGCGCCAGGGCGCGCAACGCGTCGCGCAGATCGTGAAGGATGTCCGCACCTTTTCGCGCGTCGAAGCCGACGCCCCAGGCCTCGTGGACCTTGAGCCGATCTTGCGCGACGCGATCCATTTGGCGCGCACCGGCATGCCGACGTCAGCCCCCGTCGTCGAGCGGTTCGAGAGCCTCGTCCCCGTCGCCGGGGACCGGGATCGCCTGTCGCACGTGTTCTTGAACCTCATCCTCAACGCCTTGCAGGCGGTGCCGCCGAGCTCGCCGGGCAAGGTCGAGGTGCACGCGTTTCTGGCCAACGGCCGCGTCGTCGTCGACGTAAACGACGATGGTGTCGGCATCTCCCCCGAGATCCTGCCTCGCATCTTCGAGCCGTTTTTCACCACGAAGGCCCCGGGCTCCGGCTCCGGTCTCGGCCTTTCCGTCACGCGCTCCATCATCATCGGGCTCGGCGGCGACGTCGCCGTCGAGAGCGACTCGCAGCGTGGCACCAAGGTGCGCGTGACCTTGCCGGCGGCGACGCCCCCTCGCGCCGAAGAGACTTCTGCGGTGGCCCGGTCCATGCCACGCATGCGCGTACTCGTTATCGACGATGACTCGCTCGTGCGCCGCGCGCTCGCTCGATTCTTGTCGAGGCGTCACGACGTCGTCGAGTGTGGCGGGGCACGAGACGCGCTCGAGATCTTGGCCGGCGACCGCGTCTTCGACGTCGTGCTGTGCGACCTCACGATGCCGGGGATGGACGGTGCGGCGTTTTACCGGGAGGTCACCCGGCGCTGGCCTGGCTTCGAGCAGAAGGTCGTCATGATGAGCGGTGGCGCGAGCACCGAGGAGGGTCGCCTGTTCCTCGAGTCGCTGCCGCATCCGTGGCTCGAGAAGCCCGCCACGAGTCAGGCCCTCGAGGCTGTCTTTCGCCGCGCCTGGCCGTCGTAAGCCTCAGCGGACCCGGACGTCGCGCACGCGCTTGGGCGGCGCCGGTGCGGCACCAGCGCTCCGCGACGCGGCGCCGCGCTCCCAGAGCCCGATGTCGTGCCAGGCTCCAAACTTGTATCCGGCCCGGTGGAGCCAGCCACTCCGCACGAAGCCCGAACGCTCGTGGAGACGCTCGCTCGCCTCTTGGCCCCGCGTGATGCACGCGACGAGCGTCACGAAGCCTTGTGCCACCAGCGTATCGATGAGCTCGCGATAGAGCGCGAAGCCGACGCCGCGTCGATGCCTCGATGGCTCCACATAGACCGTGACTTCGGCGGTCCAAAGGTAGGCGCCGCGGGTTCGATAGGGCGAAGCCTTCGCGAAGCCTGCGACGCCGCCGCCATCTCGCTCCGCCACGAGCCAAGGGAACCGCTCGTTGGAGCGCGTGAACGCATCCTCCCACTCGGCGATGGACTCGGGTTCCGTCGCGAAGTTGGCGACGCCGGTCGCAGCGGCCTCGTTGGCGAGGGAGAGCATGGCGCCGACGTCTCGGAGCTCCGCCAACCGAATCGAACAAGGGTCCGAATCCTCCACGATCTAGCCCGGCTTTCGGTAGACGAGATCTTCTTTGAGGTGAAGCAGCTCGAAGGCCGTCGAAACGTTCAAGAGCGACTCCGAGTGCCCGAGGAGCAAGACACCACCGGGGGTGAGTCGCTCCAAGAACATCTCGATGACACGACGACGCGCGTGGGCGTCGAGGTAGATGAGGACGTTGCGGCAAAAGATGACGTCAACGCGACCGACGGTGCGCGCGCGTTCGTCGTCCAAGAGGTTCATTTGACCGAAGTGCACCATGTTGCGAATGCGCTCCACGACGAAGGCACCGGTTGCTCCGCCCCGCGCATCGAGACCGGGGCGCGCTTCGAAGCCCGCGCGCGTCTCAAAGTACGTGCGCTTGACGAGCTCTGGCGTCGCGCGGAACGACGATGGCCCGTAGAAGCCTCGGCGCGCCGTCGCGATGCATCGCTTCGAGAGGTCCGAACCGAACACCCTCACCTCCCAGTCGCCGAAGAGGCCCGAGCGCTCGACGAGCATGGCGACGGTGTAGGGCTCCTCGCCGGTCGAGCAACCGGCGCTCCACAGGGAGAGCCTCCGCCGCGACTTGCCCTGGGCCGCGAGCCGCGGCAGGAGCTCCTCTTCGAAGGAGCGGAGCTGGTAGTCCTCGCGGAAGAAGTACGTCTCGTGCGTCGTGAAGAGCTCGACGACCTCCTCCCATTCAGCGGCGGCGCTCGGGTGGTAGCGGAGGTAGTGAAAATATTCGGCGAAGGTCTGGAGATGAAGGACGTGGAGCCGATCGCGGAGCTTGCGGCCAGCGCTGATGCGCGCGTCGAGGTTGAGCGCAAGACCGAGCTTCGAGGCCAGCAGCTCGCGGAGCACACGGAACTCCTCGGCCTTGAGCTCCCACTCGGGCCCACGCCCCGGCGCCACGTCAGCCGCCCTCGAAGCGTGGAGGCCTCAAAGAGAGCGCTTCGGCGAGGGCGGCGCGGACCTCC
This genomic interval carries:
- a CDS encoding PAS domain-containing protein; the encoded protein is MDPAAKLALLARAVGDLKDAVLITEGTRDAHGVRPIIFVNRAFTEMTGFSESEAIGQLLDITVGPDTNRDALRRIQAARDALQPVRVELLKYKKDQSTFWAELDIVPVVDDERRCTHFLGVMRDVTERRLAHSRLIEADRLAALGTLAAGIAHEINNPLTSVLTNLQFLDDEVAALRRLCGPDAVARAEEALREARQGAQRVAQIVKDVRTFSRVEADAPGLVDLEPILRDAIHLARTGMPTSAPVVERFESLVPVAGDRDRLSHVFLNLILNALQAVPPSSPGKVEVHAFLANGRVVVDVNDDGVGISPEILPRIFEPFFTTKAPGSGSGLGLSVTRSIIIGLGGDVAVESDSQRGTKVRVTLPAATPPRAEETSAVARSMPRMRVLVIDDDSLVRRALARFLSRRHDVVECGGARDALEILAGDRVFDVVLCDLTMPGMDGAAFYREVTRRWPGFEQKVVMMSGGASTEEGRLFLESLPHPWLEKPATSQALEAVFRRAWPS
- a CDS encoding N-acetyltransferase, translating into MLSLANEAAATGVANFATEPESIAEWEDAFTRSNERFPWLVAERDGGGVAGFAKASPYRTRGAYLWTAEVTVYVEPSRHRRGVGFALYRELIDTLVAQGFVTLVACITRGQEASERLHERSGFVRSGWLHRAGYKFGAWHDIGLWERGAASRSAGAAPAPPKRVRDVRVR
- a CDS encoding protein-glutamate O-methyltransferase CheR yields the protein MAPGRGPEWELKAEEFRVLRELLASKLGLALNLDARISAGRKLRDRLHVLHLQTFAEYFHYLRYHPSAAAEWEEVVELFTTHETYFFREDYQLRSFEEELLPRLAAQGKSRRRLSLWSAGCSTGEEPYTVAMLVERSGLFGDWEVRVFGSDLSKRCIATARRGFYGPSSFRATPELVKRTYFETRAGFEARPGLDARGGATGAFVVERIRNMVHFGQMNLLDDERARTVGRVDVIFCRNVLIYLDAHARRRVIEMFLERLTPGGVLLLGHSESLLNVSTAFELLHLKEDLVYRKPG